The proteins below come from a single Acidobacteriota bacterium genomic window:
- the asnA gene encoding aspartate--ammonia ligase → MVRNLIIPRGYRSHLDPLETEVAIKSIKDVFQTELARALNLRRITAPLLVKSGRGVNDDLNGTAGPVSFPVKDLNGAGVEIVQSLAKWKRMALAQLGLRPGEGLYTDMNAVRPGETLDNLHSLYVDQWDWERIISRDERNLEFLAGIVKRIHAVLRKMEVFVHSLYPGLEPCLPPEIRFVHSAELEAEYPDLTPRERENAVCREAGAVFILGIGAPLRQGQPHDGRAPDYDDWTTPTERGPGLNGDILFWYPLLETAMEISSMGIRVDGEALDIQLEMTGTASRKSLLFHRLLLDGKLPLSVGGGIGQSRLCMFFLKKAHIGEVQAGLWPDDMAEACRKNNMFLF, encoded by the coding sequence ATGGTCCGGAATCTCATCATTCCCCGCGGCTACCGATCGCATCTCGATCCCCTCGAGACCGAGGTCGCCATTAAAAGCATCAAGGATGTCTTCCAAACCGAATTGGCCCGCGCTCTGAACTTGAGACGTATCACGGCCCCTCTGCTGGTCAAGTCGGGGCGGGGCGTTAACGACGACCTCAACGGAACGGCGGGACCCGTGTCCTTTCCGGTCAAGGACCTGAACGGCGCCGGCGTCGAAATCGTACAGTCCCTGGCCAAGTGGAAGAGGATGGCCCTGGCCCAGCTGGGCCTTCGGCCGGGCGAAGGCCTTTACACCGATATGAACGCCGTCCGGCCCGGCGAAACCCTCGACAACCTGCACTCCCTGTACGTCGACCAATGGGACTGGGAACGGATCATCTCCCGCGACGAAAGAAACCTGGAATTCCTCGCCGGCATTGTGAAAAGAATCCATGCCGTTTTGAGAAAAATGGAGGTTTTCGTCCACAGCCTTTACCCCGGCCTCGAACCCTGTCTTCCCCCCGAAATCCGGTTCGTCCACTCCGCGGAGTTGGAAGCGGAATACCCGGACCTCACGCCCCGGGAAAGGGAGAATGCGGTCTGCCGGGAGGCCGGCGCGGTCTTTATCCTCGGCATCGGCGCGCCTTTGAGACAAGGGCAGCCCCACGACGGACGGGCGCCCGATTACGATGACTGGACGACGCCCACGGAGAGAGGGCCGGGCTTGAACGGGGATATTCTCTTCTGGTATCCATTGTTGGAGACCGCCATGGAAATCTCTTCCATGGGCATCCGTGTGGACGGGGAGGCGCTCGACATCCAGCTTGAAATGACCGGAACCGCCTCGAGGAAGAGTCTTCTTTTCCACAGGCTCCTCCTGGACGGAAAGCTGCCTCTTTCCGTGGGCGGCGGCATCGGGCAGTCGCGGCTCTGCATGTTTTTCTTGAAAAAAGCGCACATCGGAGAGGTTCAGGCCGGCCTCTGGCCGGACGACATGGCCGAGGCGTGCCGGAAAAACAACATGTTTCTCTTTTAA
- the trpA gene encoding tryptophan synthase subunit alpha, translated as MPNDIAGTFLRRPKPLLMTHVVAGYPDLDESRKTVETMVENGADLVEIQIPFTDPLADGPVITAANRAALARGVRPKDVFAMVRRLTQNTAAPLLVMTYANIPHRMGFERFASACAEAGAAGVIIPDLAFDEAGGDWPGLFRRYGTAWIPVLSPGMQEERMRRILAGTSGFAYVTLRTGTTGARLRIGKAGLDFLGRVREVSGPPVAAGFGISRPEHVRALRNKADAVVIGSRLLELYNAGGAKKVGAFLRLCRREPESSSASG; from the coding sequence GTGCCGAATGACATCGCCGGGACCTTCCTCCGCCGGCCGAAACCCCTCTTGATGACCCATGTCGTGGCCGGTTATCCGGACCTCGACGAGAGCCGGAAGACCGTCGAGACGATGGTCGAAAACGGCGCGGATCTTGTCGAAATCCAAATCCCGTTCACCGATCCGCTCGCCGACGGACCGGTCATCACGGCCGCCAATCGGGCCGCGCTGGCGCGCGGCGTCCGGCCGAAGGACGTCTTTGCCATGGTGCGGCGATTGACACAAAACACGGCGGCGCCTCTCCTCGTGATGACCTATGCCAATATCCCCCACCGGATGGGTTTCGAAAGATTCGCGTCCGCGTGTGCGGAGGCGGGCGCGGCCGGAGTGATCATCCCGGACCTGGCTTTCGACGAGGCCGGCGGGGATTGGCCCGGACTCTTCCGCCGATACGGAACGGCCTGGATCCCGGTGCTTTCGCCGGGCATGCAGGAAGAACGGATGCGGCGGATTCTCGCCGGCACATCGGGCTTCGCCTACGTCACGCTCCGCACGGGAACGACGGGAGCCCGGCTCCGGATCGGGAAAGCGGGTCTGGATTTCCTCGGCCGCGTCCGGGAAGTCTCCGGCCCGCCCGTTGCGGCCGGGTTCGGAATTTCCCGGCCGGAGCATGTCCGGGCCCTCCGCAACAAGGCCGACGCCGTCGTCATCGGAAGCCGCCTCCTCGAGCTTTACAATGCGGGAGGGGCGAAAAAAGTCGGTGCATTCCTCCGCCTCTGCCGCCGGGAGCCGGAGTCATCCTCGGCCTCCGGCTGA
- a CDS encoding AAA family ATPase: MRIITISSGKGGVGKTTFAINYALSLSRYGKTILVDLDTGTSSIRNSLDIPIQRDLYHFFRKGHRLDDCVTPLDQRMDPKGRFPNFGFVAGPRRMIEEIANLDKSRRHHLIDAINGLSAKYVVLDLKAGLDENVVDFLPFSNTGILIFTPHLTAATMTASDLVKAVLFKKLRHIFSFHSPIFDEIGTGSDFYYRINTLIDKVEDVYDLDFNNLDDFLVWLAAELNNPRVVQVIANTVKYFRAFFVLNMFNETKESYQKAVKPFVENIVQYVSSGIRIVNLGCLLNSEKMHLAGCNNVPVLLYDDVLGGKKDKTAATTFEQVTEDLENEDKDAPALSEPYKKSDSGMKLQRQLDILKQIYTQTRNITIEQNFEYIIERSLYLLKNPRPSHFGDTRLFKDGEIVDVLFKRGQ; the protein is encoded by the coding sequence ATGCGCATCATCACCATATCATCGGGCAAAGGCGGCGTGGGCAAAACCACCTTCGCCATCAATTACGCTCTGAGCCTCTCCCGGTATGGAAAAACGATCCTTGTGGATCTGGATACCGGAACATCCAGCATCCGCAACTCTCTGGACATTCCGATTCAACGGGATTTGTATCATTTCTTCCGCAAAGGCCATCGTCTCGATGACTGCGTGACCCCCCTGGATCAGAGAATGGATCCCAAAGGCCGGTTTCCCAACTTCGGTTTTGTCGCCGGTCCCCGGCGGATGATCGAGGAAATCGCCAACCTCGACAAAAGCCGCCGGCATCACCTGATCGACGCCATCAACGGCCTCTCGGCCAAATATGTGGTCCTGGATCTGAAAGCCGGACTGGATGAAAACGTCGTCGACTTTCTCCCTTTTTCCAACACGGGAATCCTGATCTTCACACCCCACCTGACCGCCGCCACCATGACGGCCTCCGATCTCGTCAAGGCCGTTCTTTTCAAAAAACTGAGACACATCTTTTCCTTCCATTCTCCGATTTTCGATGAGATCGGCACGGGCTCCGATTTCTATTACCGGATCAACACCCTCATCGACAAGGTCGAGGACGTCTACGACCTCGATTTCAACAACCTGGACGACTTCCTGGTCTGGCTGGCCGCGGAGCTGAACAACCCCCGGGTGGTTCAGGTCATCGCCAACACCGTCAAGTATTTTCGGGCCTTTTTCGTTCTGAACATGTTCAACGAGACCAAGGAATCCTATCAAAAGGCCGTCAAGCCTTTCGTGGAAAACATCGTGCAATACGTTTCCTCCGGGATCCGCATCGTCAATCTCGGCTGCCTGCTGAATTCAGAAAAGATGCACCTGGCCGGCTGCAATAATGTCCCGGTCCTGTTGTACGACGATGTCCTGGGCGGCAAGAAAGACAAAACCGCCGCGACGACATTCGAACAGGTCACGGAGGATCTGGAAAACGAAGACAAGGACGCCCCCGCCCTGTCGGAACCCTATAAAAAATCCGATTCCGGCATGAAACTGCAACGGCAATTGGACATCTTGAAACAGATCTATACCCAGACCCGGAACATCACCATCGAGCAGAACTTCGAATACATCATCGAAAGAAGCCTGTACCTTCTGAAAAACCCGCGGCCGAGCCACTTCGGAGACACCCGGCTGTTCAAGGACGGCGAGATCGTCGATGTCCTCTTCAAGCGCGGGCAATAA